In Rahnella variigena, one DNA window encodes the following:
- the era gene encoding GTPase Era, with translation MSEEKNYCGFVAIVGRPNVGKSTLLNELLGQKISITSRKPQTTRHRIMGIHTEGPYQAIYVDTPGLHIEEKRAINRLMNRAASSSIGDVELVIFVVEGTHWTPDDEMVVNKLRDLKSPVLLAINKIDNVTDKSKLLPHLQFLSEQMNFVDIVPISAEKGTNVDTIAALVRKRLPEAVHHFPEDYITDRSQRFMASEIIREKLMRFLGEELPYSVTVEIERFVSNERGGYDINGLILVEREGQKKMVIGNKGSKIKTIGIEARQDMENMFEAKVHLELWVKVKSGWADDERALRSLGYVDDL, from the coding sequence ATGAGCGAAGAAAAGAATTACTGTGGTTTTGTTGCAATCGTAGGCCGTCCTAACGTCGGTAAATCTACCTTGCTGAATGAATTATTGGGGCAGAAAATCTCCATTACTTCCCGCAAACCGCAAACCACGCGTCACCGCATCATGGGTATCCACACCGAAGGGCCATATCAGGCTATCTACGTGGACACCCCGGGGCTGCACATCGAAGAAAAACGTGCCATTAACCGTCTGATGAACCGTGCTGCAAGCAGCTCGATTGGTGATGTGGAACTGGTGATCTTCGTGGTTGAAGGCACTCACTGGACTCCGGATGACGAAATGGTGGTCAACAAACTGCGTGATTTGAAATCACCGGTTCTGCTGGCAATCAACAAGATTGATAACGTCACCGATAAGTCTAAATTGCTGCCACATTTGCAATTCCTGAGTGAGCAGATGAACTTCGTTGATATCGTGCCTATCTCAGCAGAGAAAGGCACCAACGTGGATACCATTGCAGCTCTGGTGCGTAAACGTCTGCCGGAAGCGGTTCACCACTTCCCGGAAGATTACATCACTGACCGTTCACAGCGCTTCATGGCCTCGGAAATCATCCGTGAAAAACTGATGCGTTTCCTCGGCGAAGAATTGCCGTATTCCGTGACCGTAGAAATCGAACGCTTCGTCAGCAATGAACGCGGCGGTTACGATATCAATGGCCTGATTCTGGTAGAACGTGAAGGCCAGAAGAAAATGGTTATCGGCAACAAAGGCTCTAAAATCAAGACGATTGGCATTGAAGCCCGCCAGGACATGGAAAACATGTTTGAAGCGAAAGTCCATCTTGAGTTGTGGGTTAAGGTCAAATCCGGCTGGGCAGACGACGAACGTGCGCTGCGCAGTCTGGGTTATGTAGACGACTTATAA
- a CDS encoding YfhL family 4Fe-4S dicluster ferredoxin — protein sequence MALLITHKCINCDMCEPECPNQAISMGNDIYEIDSDRCTECVGHYDKPTCQSVCPIDNTIIINPQHTETNEQLWDKFVVLHHAV from the coding sequence ATGGCCCTGCTGATCACACACAAATGCATTAATTGCGATATGTGCGAACCGGAGTGCCCGAATCAGGCGATCTCGATGGGCAATGATATTTACGAAATTGACAGCGATCGTTGCACGGAATGTGTCGGTCATTACGACAAACCGACCTGTCAGAGCGTCTGCCCAATCGACAATACCATCATCATCAATCCGCAACACACCGAAACTAACGAACAGCTTTGGGATAAGTTTGTGGTATTGCATCACGCCGTTTAA
- the acpS gene encoding holo-ACP synthase: MSILGLGTDIVEISRIEAVIERSGDRLAKRILCANEWAVYQQHQQPVRFLAKRFAVKEAAAKALGTGIRNGLAFEQFEVVNDVLGKPGLVFHARAAEMAAEMGVKSVHVTLADERRYACATVIIEN; encoded by the coding sequence ATGAGCATTTTAGGTTTAGGTACGGACATTGTTGAAATTTCCCGTATCGAAGCAGTGATTGAACGCAGCGGCGACCGGCTGGCGAAGCGTATTTTATGCGCCAATGAATGGGCTGTTTATCAGCAACATCAGCAGCCGGTTCGTTTTCTGGCGAAGCGGTTTGCCGTCAAGGAAGCCGCAGCTAAAGCGCTGGGAACCGGTATTCGCAACGGCCTGGCATTTGAGCAGTTTGAAGTAGTCAACGATGTGCTGGGTAAGCCGGGGCTGGTTTTTCATGCCCGCGCGGCAGAAATGGCGGCGGAAATGGGCGTGAAATCGGTACATGTCACGCTTGCCGATGAGCGCCGTTATGCCTGTGCGACGGTTATTATTGAAAACTGA
- the pdxJ gene encoding pyridoxine 5'-phosphate synthase → MAELLLGVNIDHIATLRNARGTAYPDPVQAAFIAEQAGADGITVHLREDRRHITDRDVRLLRQTIQTRMNLEMAVTDEMVGIACEVLPHFCCLVPEKREEVTTEGGLDVAGQIDKMTVAVSRLSEAGILVSLFIDPDLRQIDAAVAVGAPYIEIHTGAYAEAKTDLERQAELERIKQGAAYAAGKGLKVNAGHGLTYHNVQPIAALPEMHELNIGHAIIGQAVIDGLSGAVREMKNLMREARR, encoded by the coding sequence ATGGCTGAGTTGCTGTTGGGCGTTAACATTGATCACATCGCGACACTGCGTAATGCACGCGGTACGGCTTACCCTGATCCGGTTCAGGCGGCATTCATCGCTGAACAGGCTGGTGCTGATGGGATCACCGTCCACCTGCGTGAAGATCGCCGTCATATCACCGACCGCGACGTGCGCCTTCTGCGTCAGACTATCCAAACCCGCATGAATCTCGAAATGGCTGTCACCGATGAAATGGTCGGGATTGCCTGCGAAGTTTTGCCGCATTTCTGCTGCCTGGTGCCGGAAAAACGCGAAGAAGTGACTACCGAAGGTGGTCTGGATGTTGCCGGTCAGATAGATAAAATGACCGTTGCCGTTTCCCGTCTGAGCGAAGCGGGCATTCTGGTTTCCCTGTTTATCGACCCGGATTTGCGCCAGATTGATGCTGCCGTCGCGGTCGGTGCGCCTTACATCGAAATTCATACCGGTGCGTATGCGGAAGCGAAGACTGACCTTGAGCGTCAGGCTGAACTGGAACGTATTAAGCAGGGTGCAGCTTATGCAGCAGGCAAAGGTTTGAAAGTAAACGCCGGTCACGGGCTGACGTACCATAACGTGCAGCCGATCGCGGCACTGCCGGAAATGCATGAGCTGAATATCGGCCACGCTATCATCGGTCAGGCGGTTATCGACGGCTTATCCGGTGCAGTACGTGAAATGAAAAATCTGATGAGAGAAGCCCGCCGGTAA
- the lepA gene encoding translation elongation factor 4 produces MKHIRNFSIIAHIDHGKSTLSDRIIQICGGLSDREMEAQVLDSMDLERERGITIKAQSVTLDYKAKDGQVYHLNFIDTPGHVDFSYEVSRSLAACEGALLVVDAGQGVEAQTLANCYTAMEMDLEVVPVLNKIDLPAADPDRAAQEIEDIVGIDATDAVRCSAKTGVGVPEVLERLVRDVPPPEGDPDAPLQALIIDSWFDNYLGVVSLVRIKNGTMRKGDKIKVMSTGQVYNADRLGIFTPKRVDKDILNCGEVGWLVCAIKDILGAPVGDTLTLARQPAEKALPGFKKVKPQVYAGLFPVSSDDYENFRDALGKLSLNDASLFYEPESSTALGFGFRCGFLGLLHMEIIQERLEREYDLDLITTAPTVVYEVLTTGNETIYVDSPSKLPALNNILELREPIAECHMLMPQEYLGSVITLCIEKRGVQTNMVYHGNQVALTYEIPMAEVVLDFFDRLKSTSRGYASLDYNFKRFQASDMVRVDVLINGDRVDALALITHRGNSQFRGRQLVEKMQELIPRQQFDIAIQAAIGAHIIARSTVKQLRKNVLAKCYGGDVSRKKKLLQKQKDGKKRMKQVGNVELPQEAFLAILHVGKESK; encoded by the coding sequence ATGAAGCATATACGAAATTTCTCCATTATTGCCCACATTGACCACGGTAAGTCGACGCTGTCAGACCGTATTATTCAAATTTGCGGCGGCTTGTCCGATCGTGAAATGGAAGCGCAGGTTCTCGATTCTATGGATCTTGAGCGCGAGCGCGGTATCACCATCAAAGCGCAGAGCGTGACGCTTGATTACAAAGCGAAAGATGGGCAGGTTTACCACCTGAACTTTATCGATACTCCCGGACATGTCGACTTCTCCTACGAAGTTTCCCGCTCACTGGCCGCTTGTGAAGGCGCATTGCTGGTCGTAGATGCGGGGCAGGGCGTAGAAGCGCAGACGCTGGCGAACTGCTACACCGCGATGGAAATGGATCTGGAAGTAGTTCCGGTTCTGAACAAAATCGATTTGCCTGCTGCTGATCCTGACCGCGCAGCTCAGGAAATCGAAGACATCGTGGGAATTGATGCGACGGATGCAGTCCGTTGTTCAGCTAAAACCGGTGTGGGTGTGCCTGAAGTTCTGGAGCGTCTGGTGCGTGATGTTCCGCCACCGGAAGGTGATCCTGATGCGCCATTGCAGGCACTGATCATCGACTCCTGGTTCGACAACTATCTTGGCGTGGTTTCTCTGGTGCGTATCAAAAACGGCACCATGAGAAAGGGCGACAAAATCAAAGTAATGAGTACCGGACAGGTGTATAACGCCGATCGTCTGGGTATCTTCACGCCTAAACGTGTTGATAAAGACATTCTGAACTGCGGCGAAGTAGGCTGGCTGGTTTGTGCGATCAAAGACATCCTTGGCGCACCAGTGGGCGATACCCTGACGCTGGCTCGTCAGCCTGCAGAAAAGGCTTTGCCTGGTTTCAAGAAAGTGAAACCTCAGGTATATGCCGGTCTGTTCCCGGTCAGTTCCGATGACTATGAAAACTTCCGCGATGCGTTAGGCAAATTGAGCCTCAACGATGCTTCCCTGTTCTATGAACCGGAAAGTTCTACCGCGCTGGGCTTTGGTTTCCGTTGTGGCTTCCTCGGTCTGCTGCACATGGAAATCATTCAGGAACGTCTGGAACGTGAATACGATCTGGACTTGATCACGACGGCACCGACCGTTGTGTACGAAGTTCTGACCACCGGCAACGAAACCATTTATGTCGACAGCCCGTCTAAGCTTCCGGCGCTGAATAACATTCTGGAATTGCGCGAGCCAATTGCTGAGTGTCACATGCTGATGCCGCAGGAATATCTGGGCAGCGTGATCACCTTGTGTATTGAGAAACGTGGCGTGCAGACCAATATGGTCTATCACGGCAATCAGGTTGCGCTGACGTATGAAATTCCGATGGCTGAAGTAGTCCTCGATTTCTTCGACCGCCTGAAATCAACATCGCGCGGCTATGCGTCCCTCGATTACAATTTCAAACGTTTTCAGGCTTCTGACATGGTACGTGTTGATGTTCTAATCAACGGCGACCGTGTGGATGCACTGGCACTGATTACTCACCGTGGCAATTCACAGTTCCGTGGACGCCAGCTGGTTGAGAAGATGCAGGAACTGATCCCGCGTCAGCAGTTCGACATTGCTATTCAGGCGGCAATTGGTGCTCACATCATTGCCCGTTCCACCGTGAAGCAATTACGTAAAAACGTTCTCGCCAAATGTTATGGCGGTGACGTCAGCCGTAAGAAGAAACTTCTGCAGAAGCAGAAAGACGGTAAGAAACGCATGAAACAAGTGGGTAACGTTGAGTTACCGCAGGAAGCGTTCCTGGCCATTCTTCACGTGGGTAAAGAAAGCAAATAA
- the recO gene encoding DNA repair protein RecO: protein MEGWQRAFVLHGRPYSETSLMLDLFTEGQGRVRILAKGARGRRSNLKGCLQPFTPLLVRWSGRGEVKTLRNAEPVSLALPLSGLMLYSGLYVNELVSRVLEQEANYSSLFFDYLNCLQNLASASGSPEYALRQFELSLLHHLGYGVDFLHCAGSGEEVSDTMTYRYREEKGFIASLVIDNSSFTGRDLKALASRDFPDVSTLRAAKRFTRMALKPYLGGKPLKSRELFRQFQVKKPVSPSDNSSS from the coding sequence ATGGAAGGCTGGCAACGCGCATTTGTTTTGCATGGGCGACCTTACAGTGAAACCAGTCTCATGCTGGATTTATTCACTGAGGGACAAGGGCGGGTACGCATACTGGCTAAAGGTGCGCGTGGCCGCCGGTCCAATTTAAAAGGCTGCCTGCAGCCTTTTACACCTTTACTGGTTCGCTGGAGCGGGCGGGGAGAAGTCAAAACCCTGCGCAATGCCGAGCCGGTTTCTCTGGCACTTCCCCTTTCAGGTCTGATGCTTTACAGCGGCCTGTACGTCAATGAACTCGTTTCCCGCGTACTTGAGCAGGAAGCTAATTACTCTTCGTTATTCTTCGACTATCTTAATTGTCTGCAAAATCTTGCCAGCGCCAGTGGTTCGCCTGAGTACGCTTTGCGTCAGTTTGAACTCTCGCTTTTACACCATCTGGGCTATGGCGTGGATTTCCTGCATTGCGCGGGCAGTGGCGAAGAAGTCAGCGACACCATGACCTACCGCTATCGTGAAGAAAAAGGCTTTATCGCCAGTCTGGTCATTGATAATTCCAGCTTCACCGGGCGTGATTTGAAAGCGCTGGCCAGCCGGGATTTTCCGGATGTCTCCACGTTGCGTGCTGCAAAACGTTTTACCCGCATGGCACTGAAACCCTATCTCGGTGGCAAGCCCCTGAAAAGTCGTGAGCTATTTCGCCAGTTTCAGGTCAAAAAGCCTGTCTCACCTTCTGACAATTCTTCCAGCTAA
- the murQ gene encoding N-acetylmuramic acid 6-phosphate etherase, which translates to MNSPLNLGALVSESRNPDTINLDEMSSLELATCFNQEDRKVPEAISKVLPQIAQAIDKAAASFKAGGRLIYLGAGTSGRLGVLDASECPPTFGVPHGMVVGLIAGGPGALLKAVEGAEDSEALGVEDLKNLHLSADDTVVGLAASGRTPYVIGALRYATELGCATVAISCNPDSPIAQEATIAISPVVGPEALTGSTRLKSGTAQKLVLNMISTGAMVKTGKVYQNLMVDVKATNVKLVDRACRIVVEATGAARSDAELALSQTDFEVKPAILMLLAGIDAPQAKARLEQHNGYLRAALAG; encoded by the coding sequence ATGAACAGCCCCCTTAACTTAGGCGCACTCGTTTCCGAGAGCCGTAATCCGGATACGATCAACTTAGATGAGATGTCTTCACTGGAATTAGCCACCTGTTTCAATCAGGAAGACCGCAAAGTCCCTGAGGCCATCAGTAAAGTTCTGCCGCAAATTGCGCAGGCGATCGATAAAGCCGCGGCCTCATTTAAAGCGGGCGGTCGTCTGATTTATCTCGGCGCGGGGACCAGCGGGCGTCTGGGCGTTCTCGATGCATCGGAATGTCCGCCAACGTTCGGCGTGCCGCACGGCATGGTTGTCGGCCTGATTGCCGGTGGTCCCGGTGCATTACTCAAAGCGGTGGAAGGGGCCGAAGACAGCGAAGCGCTGGGTGTTGAAGATTTAAAGAATCTGCATCTGAGCGCGGATGACACCGTTGTCGGATTAGCGGCGAGCGGCCGCACACCTTACGTGATCGGCGCGTTGCGCTACGCCACGGAACTGGGTTGTGCCACGGTGGCGATTTCCTGTAATCCGGATTCACCGATTGCGCAGGAAGCGACGATCGCCATTTCTCCCGTTGTCGGGCCCGAGGCGCTGACCGGTTCCACTCGTCTGAAATCCGGTACTGCGCAGAAACTGGTACTGAACATGATTTCTACCGGTGCGATGGTGAAAACCGGCAAGGTATATCAGAACCTGATGGTCGACGTGAAAGCGACCAACGTCAAACTGGTCGATCGTGCCTGCCGCATCGTTGTGGAAGCTACCGGCGCGGCACGCAGTGATGCTGAACTGGCGCTTTCTCAGACTGATTTCGAAGTGAAACCGGCCATTCTCATGTTACTGGCGGGCATTGATGCACCACAGGCAAAAGCGCGTCTGGAGCAACATAACGGCTACCTTCGCGCCGCGCTGGCGGGCTAA
- the rnc gene encoding ribonuclease III, producing MNPIVINRLQRKLGYTFQQQELLLQALTHRSASSKHNERLEFLGDSILSYVIANALYHRFPRVDEGDMSRMRATLVRGNTLAEMAREFDLGECLRLGPGELKSGGFRRESILADTVEALIGGVFLDSDIQTVEKLILDWYRSRLDEISPGDKQKDPKTRLQEFLQGRHLPLPSYLVVQVRGEAHDQEFTIHCQVSGLNQPVVGTGSSRRKAEQAAAEQALIQLELE from the coding sequence ATGAATCCCATCGTAATAAACAGGCTTCAGCGGAAGCTGGGCTACACTTTTCAACAGCAGGAGCTTTTATTGCAGGCACTGACTCACCGCAGCGCAAGCAGTAAACACAATGAGCGTTTAGAGTTCCTGGGTGACTCAATTCTTAGTTATGTAATAGCTAACGCGCTGTACCATCGCTTTCCTCGTGTAGACGAGGGCGATATGAGTCGTATGCGTGCCACACTGGTACGTGGAAATACGTTAGCTGAAATGGCACGTGAATTCGATCTCGGAGAATGCTTACGCTTAGGGCCGGGCGAATTGAAAAGTGGTGGTTTCCGCCGCGAGTCGATTCTTGCGGATACGGTGGAGGCACTCATTGGCGGCGTGTTCCTGGACAGTGATATCCAGACCGTCGAAAAGCTGATTCTCGATTGGTACCGTAGTCGTTTAGACGAAATCAGTCCCGGTGATAAGCAGAAAGACCCAAAAACCCGTTTACAGGAGTTTTTGCAAGGTCGTCATCTGCCGTTGCCTTCTTATCTGGTTGTGCAGGTTCGCGGTGAAGCGCACGATCAGGAGTTTACCATCCACTGCCAGGTCAGTGGCTTGAACCAGCCGGTTGTAGGAACCGGTTCAAGCCGCCGTAAAGCCGAGCAGGCGGCAGCGGAACAAGCGCTGATACAGCTGGAGCTTGAATGA
- a CDS encoding PTS transporter subunit EIIC yields MDKTHLLASKILQGVGGEGNISKLENCMTRVRVEVYDDARLDLASLKTLEGIKGYLRQGEQHQFIVGPGAAAKVVDAMRQLLSPAGAAGESDIARNKANAKAKYSAPMSGALRKLADVFIPLIPAFIASGLIMGIINLLKRPDIAGSIATDYPNVLGLLAIFGGAVFAIMNILVGVNAARVFGGSQAMGGVMAGILSSPALAQITLFGETLQPGRGGVIAVLLVVALMCWLEKRLRQWLPESVELILNPLITTLITATLAIVILQPIGGYISDGIAHGVNIAIDKGGLLVGAVLAGAFLPLVLSGLHQGLVPIHVELIQAHGSNPLLPILAMAGVGQVGAAIAVYMKTRNARLKKVIKGALPVGILGIGEPLIFGVTLPLGRPFIGACLGGAVGGALICYWKVATVITFGISGLPLALTIISGKVMLYLAGLVITVLAGFIFTWLMGFNDPEE; encoded by the coding sequence ATGGATAAAACTCACCTGCTGGCTTCTAAGATTTTGCAGGGGGTGGGCGGCGAAGGGAATATCAGCAAGCTGGAAAACTGCATGACTCGTGTGCGCGTGGAAGTTTATGACGATGCGCGTCTGGATCTGGCCAGCCTGAAAACGCTGGAGGGGATTAAAGGTTATCTCAGGCAGGGCGAGCAGCATCAGTTTATCGTCGGGCCTGGGGCAGCAGCCAAAGTCGTGGACGCCATGCGTCAGTTGCTGAGCCCTGCGGGTGCGGCGGGTGAAAGTGATATAGCCCGCAACAAAGCCAATGCCAAAGCCAAATACTCAGCGCCGATGAGTGGCGCGCTGCGAAAACTGGCGGATGTTTTCATTCCGCTGATCCCGGCATTTATCGCTTCAGGTCTGATTATGGGCATTATTAATCTGCTCAAAAGGCCTGATATCGCCGGTTCCATTGCGACTGATTATCCTAATGTTCTCGGCCTGCTGGCGATATTCGGCGGCGCCGTATTTGCCATCATGAATATTCTGGTCGGCGTGAATGCTGCCCGCGTGTTTGGCGGTTCACAGGCCATGGGCGGCGTGATGGCGGGGATCCTTTCCAGTCCGGCGCTGGCGCAAATTACGCTGTTTGGCGAAACATTACAGCCCGGGCGTGGCGGGGTGATTGCTGTCTTGCTGGTCGTCGCGCTGATGTGCTGGCTCGAAAAACGGCTGCGCCAGTGGCTGCCGGAATCGGTCGAACTGATCCTCAATCCGCTGATCACCACGCTTATCACTGCGACGCTGGCAATTGTTATCCTCCAGCCGATCGGCGGTTATATCTCTGACGGCATCGCGCATGGCGTCAATATTGCTATCGACAAAGGCGGATTACTTGTGGGTGCAGTGCTGGCCGGAGCCTTTCTGCCGCTGGTGCTTTCCGGGCTTCATCAGGGGCTGGTGCCCATCCACGTAGAGCTGATTCAGGCGCACGGCTCCAATCCGCTGTTGCCCATTCTGGCGATGGCGGGTGTCGGACAGGTCGGCGCGGCGATTGCGGTTTACATGAAAACGCGTAACGCACGGCTGAAAAAAGTGATTAAAGGTGCGCTGCCGGTGGGAATACTGGGCATCGGCGAACCGTTGATTTTCGGGGTGACGCTGCCGCTTGGCCGGCCATTTATTGGCGCCTGTCTGGGCGGAGCCGTGGGCGGCGCGCTAATCTGTTACTGGAAAGTCGCTACGGTCATCACGTTTGGTATTTCCGGGTTGCCGCTGGCGCTGACCATTATTTCTGGCAAAGTGATGTTGTATCTGGCCGGTTTAGTCATTACGGTATTAGCTGGTTTTATTTTTACCTGGCTGATGGGGTTTAACGATCCCGAGGAGTAA
- a CDS encoding DUF6585 family protein → MINEGRLLSQHGFAKANSWITLVLSVLLLVGGAVQIAFFLAFGHTANGLHSVVLSALLSIALGVVLILLRRLIRPKQVYQLHENGILVISQLDKKNRFIPFDRISDIYRFRTGKYTRRILNTMMFREENSKTWHRITPNIASSERLIDVIKNEQLMFRGPWALNTLAQGGDILFTCMVNSHCGLKRFIGSNLLTMNEKRIRLSALMLTTDEGKTIPVEDIQFISGGSNSPLIRLLDKHGRILFSVAYTSLSSADLFIALIEHMIQNRIPVRN, encoded by the coding sequence ATGATCAATGAAGGGCGGCTGCTCAGTCAGCATGGCTTTGCCAAAGCCAACTCTTGGATCACTCTGGTCCTGTCTGTGCTTTTGCTGGTAGGCGGTGCCGTGCAAATCGCTTTTTTCCTCGCCTTCGGCCATACCGCTAACGGGCTGCATAGCGTGGTGTTATCTGCCTTGCTGAGCATTGCGCTCGGTGTCGTACTTATTTTACTGAGACGTTTGATTCGACCGAAACAGGTCTATCAGCTTCATGAAAATGGTATTTTGGTTATAAGCCAGCTAGATAAAAAGAACCGGTTTATTCCGTTCGACAGAATTTCAGATATATACCGTTTCAGAACGGGCAAATATACACGTCGCATTTTAAATACGATGATGTTCCGTGAGGAAAATAGCAAAACATGGCACCGGATCACACCGAATATTGCTAGTTCAGAACGCCTGATTGATGTTATTAAGAATGAGCAACTGATGTTCCGTGGCCCCTGGGCTTTAAATACGCTGGCGCAGGGCGGAGACATTCTTTTTACCTGCATGGTAAATTCGCACTGCGGATTGAAACGGTTTATCGGCTCTAACCTTCTGACAATGAACGAGAAAAGGATCCGGTTGAGTGCATTAATGCTGACCACCGATGAAGGGAAGACCATACCAGTTGAAGACATTCAGTTTATCAGCGGCGGGAGCAACAGCCCGTTAATCAGATTGCTTGATAAACACGGCCGGATTTTGTTCTCTGTTGCCTATACTTCACTCTCCAGTGCCGATCTTTTCATCGCCCTGATTGAGCATATGATTCAAAACCGGATCCCGGTCAGAAACTAA
- a CDS encoding MurR/RpiR family transcriptional regulator: MSCMIRIRQLYPTLAQNDRKLADFLLAQPEKARHMSSQKLAEMAGVSQSGVVKFAQKLGYKGFPALKLAMSESLASPKNSEPVTVHNQILSTDSLHVVGEKLLTEKQSALRATLDINSEPRLQIALSMLSSARKIILTGIGASGLVAKDLAYKLLKIGVTAIAESDTHVLIATAQALSKEDLLLAISFSGERSEINLAARVARESGAKVLAITGFSPNTLQQQADHCLYTVAELPTTRGAALSATTAQYSLTDLLFVALVQQDTEHAPERIRHSEELVKKLV, from the coding sequence ATGAGTTGTATGATCCGTATCCGCCAGTTGTATCCGACACTGGCACAAAATGACCGTAAACTGGCTGATTTTTTACTGGCTCAGCCGGAAAAAGCGCGTCATATGAGCTCACAAAAACTGGCCGAAATGGCGGGAGTCAGCCAGTCTGGCGTGGTGAAGTTCGCGCAAAAACTCGGTTATAAAGGCTTTCCTGCGCTGAAACTCGCTATGAGTGAATCCCTGGCATCCCCCAAGAACAGCGAACCTGTCACCGTACATAATCAGATCCTGAGCACCGACAGTCTGCACGTTGTGGGCGAGAAACTGCTGACAGAAAAACAATCGGCTTTGCGCGCAACGCTCGATATCAATAGCGAGCCCCGTTTGCAAATCGCATTGTCGATGCTGAGCAGTGCCCGAAAAATCATTCTGACGGGCATCGGGGCATCCGGACTGGTGGCTAAGGATCTGGCGTATAAGTTGTTGAAAATTGGCGTCACGGCCATCGCGGAGTCGGACACACATGTGCTGATTGCTACAGCTCAGGCGCTTTCAAAGGAAGATTTATTGCTGGCGATTTCGTTCAGCGGTGAACGCAGCGAAATCAATCTGGCGGCACGGGTTGCCCGGGAAAGTGGCGCTAAGGTGCTGGCGATCACCGGGTTTTCACCCAATACCCTGCAACAACAGGCCGATCACTGTTTGTACACCGTCGCAGAATTACCGACCACACGCGGAGCCGCGCTGTCGGCCACAACGGCACAATATTCACTGACCGATCTGCTTTTTGTTGCGCTGGTTCAGCAGGATACCGAACATGCACCGGAGCGGATCCGCCACAGCGAAGAACTGGTCAAAAAGCTGGTTTGA
- the lepB gene encoding signal peptidase I: MANMFALILAIATLVSGIIWCLDRFKLAPARRAKIAKIKAETGGAVDDTTLSKVAKQPGWVETCASVFPVLLVVFVVRSFIYEPFQIPSGSMMPTLLIGDFIVVEKYAYGLKDPITQTKLIPTGEPKRGDVVVFKYPLNPSVDYIKRLVGLPGDRVTYDPFSKQVTVQPACDSGKNCNTALAVTYDTGVASDFVQTFGQSSGGEASSGFFETPPTGNVPQDGVRLVQRNETLGNVTHRILTVPGARDQLGAYYQQPGQPLGTWVVPAGHYFMMGDNRDNSADSRYWGFVPEKNLVGKASAIWMSFKKQEGEWPTGVRLSRIGGIH, translated from the coding sequence ATGGCTAACATGTTTGCCTTGATCCTGGCGATTGCAACGCTGGTTTCAGGGATTATCTGGTGCCTTGATCGTTTCAAGCTGGCACCTGCACGCCGGGCTAAAATTGCGAAAATTAAGGCTGAAACGGGCGGGGCGGTTGACGATACAACGCTGAGCAAAGTCGCGAAGCAGCCAGGCTGGGTGGAAACCTGTGCTTCTGTATTCCCGGTATTGTTAGTTGTGTTTGTGGTGCGTTCATTTATTTATGAACCGTTCCAGATCCCATCTGGCTCAATGATGCCAACGCTGCTTATTGGCGATTTCATTGTGGTTGAGAAATATGCTTATGGTCTGAAGGATCCTATTACTCAGACCAAGCTTATCCCGACCGGTGAACCAAAACGCGGCGATGTGGTGGTATTTAAATATCCGCTTAATCCAAGCGTGGACTATATTAAACGTCTGGTCGGTTTGCCGGGCGACCGGGTGACGTACGATCCGTTCAGTAAGCAGGTGACCGTTCAGCCAGCCTGCGACAGCGGCAAAAATTGCAACACGGCTTTGGCGGTGACTTATGACACCGGCGTTGCCAGCGATTTCGTGCAGACTTTCGGCCAGTCTTCTGGTGGCGAAGCCAGCAGTGGTTTCTTTGAAACGCCACCGACAGGCAATGTTCCGCAGGACGGTGTCCGTCTTGTTCAGCGTAATGAAACGCTGGGCAATGTCACGCATCGTATTCTGACTGTGCCGGGCGCGCGTGACCAACTGGGTGCATATTATCAGCAACCGGGCCAACCGCTGGGGACATGGGTTGTTCCTGCCGGCCATTATTTCATGATGGGCGATAACCGTGATAACAGCGCTGACAGCCGTTATTGGGGCTTTGTACCTGAAAAGAATTTAGTGGGTAAAGCGTCTGCAATTTGGATGAGCTTTAAAAAACAGGAAGGTGAATGGCCTACCGGTGTTCGTTTAAGCCGTATCGGTGGAATTCATTAA